Proteins from one Drosophila gunungcola strain Sukarami chromosome 3R, Dgunungcola_SK_2, whole genome shotgun sequence genomic window:
- the LOC128260254 gene encoding uncharacterized protein LOC128260254 isoform X4 has protein sequence MDQESPEEAAYHSEARREILDIARNRTGTQAAKCILAYDEQEDLDSLIVLLEELSKNTDYSTDLRISLGYYIKELQRHCLQNRNVSGRLAIMGAGSALQFFGKIYGDRVEYLHQVVEHQMEALRTVELQKQKQTEQTGGSSGPDNNVPTPEEPRKRRAKKLTQKEVDPYMLTVEPRKFKTMSPEKRFNLTSFVKCTRNQTIEYLYQDHTPPNLWRHAPIVDPHNPNDQDEKKQYKMFTYYVEHRYNTLLPDIPFERLNLIKEYVHTNQVNTAEILNEHLTTKDYLDEYIALENQMLAARYGATVRTRRTDETAKRTREETAESELPKKVRLDENEPMDTEEAAPAESMDVDQVTIAEIDQSLASGEALQNQISVDSGLGDSINTSQQDSTINATLDVSQLENSTLGASQVENFALSESQVQDSSLSISQVENSLSVSQVENPPLSSTLAINESSVLDSTRLDLPPAKDDSIQEISQFDSGIGMDDVFDSQLHTGQSFDDEGVVLSDQEDQRQLSRKLDLPGNDAEVINLPVENTDRVTKIDAEVEMDVPREVCYPITLNILRLPQKNLRRKCIFKLPKVFDLFKQSRLPSKRETAPKPSPSTKALPVRIEKEVPQTEEQIPGSPVSLEFDEDFNFLGFRQRRPTLDSGFDFDELRAESGAVSTIGEVNVEIEDPVENQANKVSNESADNVAEATVNARVESGLGESIASDLNTTTEATVVNYSADAERLDETENSGAESGLGVTANAGMESGLEATISSELDTTTEPIATDSVVLDVTQLDHSTMEVTTMLDNATIIDEAPSRDLPANTKASDDRVQDAHVDNFAVFMRSDSPLDFGHPDSLYSSLKTRDWQVAHERQNFNINDLSTEILNVCTAGNGTATLADVMKNKDPSIMCCYMLASLMLANNGNVTLSFGVSDNSKPNETSQFCMQLKSTEGMEIHPEDDVGNMNASKSPTAPAQRAMHFSQQYSKIKRLR, from the exons ATGGATCAGGAATCGCCGGAAGAAGCGG CCTACCACAGTGAAGCGCGTCGAGAGATATTGGACATCGCCCGGAACCGAACTGGAACTCAAGCGGCAAAGTGCATCCTTGCGTATGATGAGCAGGAGGACCTCGATTCGCTAATCGTCCTGCTCGAAGAGCTGTCCAAGAACACCGACTACTCCACGGACCTGCGGATATCACTGGGATAT TATATAAAGGAGTTACAGCGCCACTGTTTACAAAACAGGAATGTCTCTGGACGATTGGCCATCATGGGCGCGGGAAGTGCCCTTCAATTTTTTGGAAAGATCTATGGAGACCGCGTGGAGTACTTGCACCAGGTGGTGGAGCACCAGATGGAAGCCCTGCGCACAGTGGAACTTCAGAAGCAGAAACAGACGGAACAGACAGGCGGAAGTAGTGG GCCGGACAACAACGTTCCAACGCCGGAAGAGCCGCGTAAACGTCGCGCCAAAAAGCTAACTCAGAAGGAAGTAGATCCCTATATGCTCACTGTAGAACCGCGAAAATTCAAGACTATGTCACCCGAGAAACGATTCAACTTGACGAGCTTTGTGAAATGCACGAGGAATCAAACGATAGAGTATCTTTACCAGGATCATACGCCGCCCAACTTGTGGAGGCACGCCCCCATTGTGGATCCCCACAATCCTAACGATCAGGATGAGAAAAAGCAGTACAAAATGTTTACGTATTATGTTGAACATCGATATAACACCCTTCTGCCAGATATTCCATTCGAGCGGTTGAATCTGATCAAGGAATATGTGCACACGAACCAAGTGAACACCGCCGAGATACTCAACGAGCACTTGACGACCAAGGACTACCTGGACGAGTACATTGCGCTGGAGAATCAAATGTTGGCCGCACGCTATGGAGCCACAGTCAGGACGAGAAGAACAGATGAAACTGCGAAAAGAACGAGAGAGGAAACCGCGGAATCTGAGCTTCCAAAAAAGGTGCGACTGGACGAAAATGAGCCCATGGATACGGAGGAAGCTGCGCCCGCCGAATCAATGGACGTGGATCAAGTGACGATAGCAGAAATCGATCAATCATTGGCGTCAGGCGAGGCCTTACAAAATCAAATATCAGTGGATTCAGGCCTGGGCGATTCAATCAACACTAGTCAGCAGGACAGCACAATCAATGCCACGCTGGACGTCAGCCAGTTGGAGAATTCCACATTAGGCGCGAGCCAAGTGGAAAATTTCGCCTTAAGCGAAAGTCAAGTGCAGGATTCGTCCTTAAGTATTAGCCAGGTTGAGAACTCTTTAAGCGTTAGCCAAGTAGAGAATCCACCACTGAGCAGTACATTGGCCATTAACGAGTCCAGTGTCCTGGACAGCACGAGACTGGACTTGCCACCTGCCAAAGATGACTCCATCCAGGAGATTTCGCAATTCGATTCCGGGATCGGTATGGACGACGTTTTTGATTCCCAGCTGCATACAG GCCAGTCATTTGACGATGAGGGTGTTGTTCTTTCAGATCAAGAAGATCAGCGCCAGCTGTCCAGAAAATTGGATCTACCCGGTAACGACGCGGAAGTGATAAACCTACCAGTAGAAAACACAGATCGAGTCACTAAGATTGATGCGGAGGTTGAGATGGATGTTCCAAGGGAGGTCTGCTATCCTATAACGTTGAATATTTTGAGACTTCCGCAAAAAAACCTCCGCcgtaaatgtatttttaaactcCCAAAAGTGTTTGACTTGTTTAAGCAATCG CGTCTGCCTTCAAAGCGAGAGACGGCACCAAAGCCTTCACCCTCTACTAAAGCTCTGCCTGTACGGATAGAAAAAGAAGTTCCCCAAACAGAAGAGCAAATACCCGGCTCCCCCGTCAGCTTAGAGTTTGACGAGGATTTCA ATTTCTTGGGCTTTCGTCAACGTCGACCCACACTGGATTCTGGTTTTGATTTTGACGAGTTGCGAGCCGAATCAGGGGCTGTTTCCACCATAGGAGAAGTTAACGTTGAAATTGAAGATCCTGTTGAAAACCAAGCCAATAAGGTATCAAATGAATCTGCAGACAATGTTGCGGAAGCGACTGTCAACGCCAGAGTGGAAAGTGGATTGGGAGAATCAATAGCATCCGATTTAAACACTACAACTGAAGCCACAGTAGTAAATTATAGTGCAGATGCCGAAAGACTTGATGAGACTGAAAACTCCGGAGCGGAAAGTGGATTGGGGGTTACAGCCAACGCAGGGATGGAGAGCGGATTGGAAGCCACAATAAGCTCTGAATTAGACACCACCACTGAGCCAATCGCAACGGACAGTGTTGTTTTAGACGTTACTCAACTTGACCATTCAACGATGGAAGTCACTACGATGCTAGACAACGCTACAATAATTGACGAAGCTCCATCAAGGGATTTGCCTGCTAATACAAAAGCTTCAGACGACAGGGTACAAGATGCACATGTAGATAACTTCGCTGTTTTTATGAGAAGCGACTCGCCACTGGACTTTGGTCACCCCGATAGTCTCTATTCCAGCCTTAAG ACTCGAGACTGGCAGGTAGCCCATGAGCGCCAGAACTTCAACATTAATGACCTGAGCACTGAAATATTAAACGTTTGCACGGCCGGCAATGGAACAGCCACCTTAGCGGATGTAATGAAAAACAAGGATCCCAGTATCATGTGTTGCTACATGCTGGCTTCGCTAATGCTG GCAAACAACGGTAACGTGACTTTGAGTTTTGGAGTTAGCGATAATAGTAAGCCCAACGAGACGTCTCAGTTTTGTATGCAGCTAAAAAGTACGGAGGGTATGGAAATCCACCCTGAGGATGACGTGGGCAACATGAATGCATCCAAGAGCCCAACGGCGCCG GCCCAGCGAGCAATGCACTTTTCCCAGCAGTACAGCAAGATCAAGAGGCTGCGCTAG
- the LOC128260254 gene encoding uncharacterized protein LOC128260254 isoform X1 gives MDQESPEEAAYHSEARREILDIARNRTGTQAAKCILAYDEQEDLDSLIVLLEELSKNTDYSTDLRISLGYYIKELQRHCLQNRNVSGRLAIMGAGSALQFFGKIYGDRVEYLHQVVEHQMEALRTVELQKQKQTEQTGGSSGPDNNVPTPEEPRKRRAKKLTQKEVDPYMLTVEPRKFKTMSPEKRFNLTSFVKCTRNQTIEYLYQDHTPPNLWRHAPIVDPHNPNDQDEKKQYKMFTYYVEHRYNTLLPDIPFERLNLIKEYVHTNQVNTAEILNEHLTTKDYLDEYIALENQMLAARYGATVRTRRTDETAKRTREETAESELPKKVRLDENEPMDTEEAAPAESMDVDQVTIAEIDQSLASGEALQNQISVDSGLGDSINTSQQDSTINATLDVSQLENSTLGASQVENFALSESQVQDSSLSISQVENSLSVSQVENPPLSSTLAINESSVLDSTRLDLPPAKDDSIQEISQFDSGIGMDDVFDSQLHTGQSFDDEGVVLSDQEDQRQLSRKLDLPGNDAEVINLPVENTDRVTKIDAEVEMDVPREVCYPITLNILRLPQKNLRRKCIFKLPKVFDLFKQSRLPSKRETAPKPSPSTKALPVRIEKEVPQTEEQIPGSPVSLEFDEDFNFLGFRQRRPTLDSGFDFDELRAESGAVSTIGEVNVEIEDPVENQANKVSNESADNVAEATVNARVESGLGESIASDLNTTTEATVVNYSADAERLDETENSGAESGLGVTANAGMESGLEATISSELDTTTEPIATDSVVLDVTQLDHSTMEVTTMLDNATIIDEAPSRDLPANTKASDDRVQDAHVDNFAVFMRSDSPLDFGHPDSLYSSLKTRDWQVAHERQNFNINDLSTEILNVCTAGNGTATLADVMKNKDPSIMCCYMLASLMLANNGNVTLSFGVSDNSKPNETSQFCMQLKSTEGMEIHPEDDVGNMNASKSPTAPVKTKRKSTETASPEVFAKTVRLIQPIPKISQSSADDDSGISSMGSSLASTSRSN, from the exons ATGGATCAGGAATCGCCGGAAGAAGCGG CCTACCACAGTGAAGCGCGTCGAGAGATATTGGACATCGCCCGGAACCGAACTGGAACTCAAGCGGCAAAGTGCATCCTTGCGTATGATGAGCAGGAGGACCTCGATTCGCTAATCGTCCTGCTCGAAGAGCTGTCCAAGAACACCGACTACTCCACGGACCTGCGGATATCACTGGGATAT TATATAAAGGAGTTACAGCGCCACTGTTTACAAAACAGGAATGTCTCTGGACGATTGGCCATCATGGGCGCGGGAAGTGCCCTTCAATTTTTTGGAAAGATCTATGGAGACCGCGTGGAGTACTTGCACCAGGTGGTGGAGCACCAGATGGAAGCCCTGCGCACAGTGGAACTTCAGAAGCAGAAACAGACGGAACAGACAGGCGGAAGTAGTGG GCCGGACAACAACGTTCCAACGCCGGAAGAGCCGCGTAAACGTCGCGCCAAAAAGCTAACTCAGAAGGAAGTAGATCCCTATATGCTCACTGTAGAACCGCGAAAATTCAAGACTATGTCACCCGAGAAACGATTCAACTTGACGAGCTTTGTGAAATGCACGAGGAATCAAACGATAGAGTATCTTTACCAGGATCATACGCCGCCCAACTTGTGGAGGCACGCCCCCATTGTGGATCCCCACAATCCTAACGATCAGGATGAGAAAAAGCAGTACAAAATGTTTACGTATTATGTTGAACATCGATATAACACCCTTCTGCCAGATATTCCATTCGAGCGGTTGAATCTGATCAAGGAATATGTGCACACGAACCAAGTGAACACCGCCGAGATACTCAACGAGCACTTGACGACCAAGGACTACCTGGACGAGTACATTGCGCTGGAGAATCAAATGTTGGCCGCACGCTATGGAGCCACAGTCAGGACGAGAAGAACAGATGAAACTGCGAAAAGAACGAGAGAGGAAACCGCGGAATCTGAGCTTCCAAAAAAGGTGCGACTGGACGAAAATGAGCCCATGGATACGGAGGAAGCTGCGCCCGCCGAATCAATGGACGTGGATCAAGTGACGATAGCAGAAATCGATCAATCATTGGCGTCAGGCGAGGCCTTACAAAATCAAATATCAGTGGATTCAGGCCTGGGCGATTCAATCAACACTAGTCAGCAGGACAGCACAATCAATGCCACGCTGGACGTCAGCCAGTTGGAGAATTCCACATTAGGCGCGAGCCAAGTGGAAAATTTCGCCTTAAGCGAAAGTCAAGTGCAGGATTCGTCCTTAAGTATTAGCCAGGTTGAGAACTCTTTAAGCGTTAGCCAAGTAGAGAATCCACCACTGAGCAGTACATTGGCCATTAACGAGTCCAGTGTCCTGGACAGCACGAGACTGGACTTGCCACCTGCCAAAGATGACTCCATCCAGGAGATTTCGCAATTCGATTCCGGGATCGGTATGGACGACGTTTTTGATTCCCAGCTGCATACAG GCCAGTCATTTGACGATGAGGGTGTTGTTCTTTCAGATCAAGAAGATCAGCGCCAGCTGTCCAGAAAATTGGATCTACCCGGTAACGACGCGGAAGTGATAAACCTACCAGTAGAAAACACAGATCGAGTCACTAAGATTGATGCGGAGGTTGAGATGGATGTTCCAAGGGAGGTCTGCTATCCTATAACGTTGAATATTTTGAGACTTCCGCAAAAAAACCTCCGCcgtaaatgtatttttaaactcCCAAAAGTGTTTGACTTGTTTAAGCAATCG CGTCTGCCTTCAAAGCGAGAGACGGCACCAAAGCCTTCACCCTCTACTAAAGCTCTGCCTGTACGGATAGAAAAAGAAGTTCCCCAAACAGAAGAGCAAATACCCGGCTCCCCCGTCAGCTTAGAGTTTGACGAGGATTTCA ATTTCTTGGGCTTTCGTCAACGTCGACCCACACTGGATTCTGGTTTTGATTTTGACGAGTTGCGAGCCGAATCAGGGGCTGTTTCCACCATAGGAGAAGTTAACGTTGAAATTGAAGATCCTGTTGAAAACCAAGCCAATAAGGTATCAAATGAATCTGCAGACAATGTTGCGGAAGCGACTGTCAACGCCAGAGTGGAAAGTGGATTGGGAGAATCAATAGCATCCGATTTAAACACTACAACTGAAGCCACAGTAGTAAATTATAGTGCAGATGCCGAAAGACTTGATGAGACTGAAAACTCCGGAGCGGAAAGTGGATTGGGGGTTACAGCCAACGCAGGGATGGAGAGCGGATTGGAAGCCACAATAAGCTCTGAATTAGACACCACCACTGAGCCAATCGCAACGGACAGTGTTGTTTTAGACGTTACTCAACTTGACCATTCAACGATGGAAGTCACTACGATGCTAGACAACGCTACAATAATTGACGAAGCTCCATCAAGGGATTTGCCTGCTAATACAAAAGCTTCAGACGACAGGGTACAAGATGCACATGTAGATAACTTCGCTGTTTTTATGAGAAGCGACTCGCCACTGGACTTTGGTCACCCCGATAGTCTCTATTCCAGCCTTAAG ACTCGAGACTGGCAGGTAGCCCATGAGCGCCAGAACTTCAACATTAATGACCTGAGCACTGAAATATTAAACGTTTGCACGGCCGGCAATGGAACAGCCACCTTAGCGGATGTAATGAAAAACAAGGATCCCAGTATCATGTGTTGCTACATGCTGGCTTCGCTAATGCTG GCAAACAACGGTAACGTGACTTTGAGTTTTGGAGTTAGCGATAATAGTAAGCCCAACGAGACGTCTCAGTTTTGTATGCAGCTAAAAAGTACGGAGGGTATGGAAATCCACCCTGAGGATGACGTGGGCAACATGAATGCATCCAAGAGCCCAACGGCGCCGGTAAAGACCAAACGAAAGTCAACGGAAACGGCTTCTCCCGAGGTGTTTGCAAAAACTGTGCGTTTGATACAGCCCATCCCAAAGATCAGTCAGTCCTCCGCCGATGACGACTCGGGGATATCTTCGATGGGCTCTTCATTGGCATCAACATCCCGGTCTAATTAA
- the LOC128260254 gene encoding uncharacterized protein LOC128260254 isoform X3 has protein sequence MDQESPEEAAYHSEARREILDIARNRTGTQAAKCILAYDEQEDLDSLIVLLEELSKNTDYSTDLRISLGYYIKELQRHCLQNRNVSGRLAIMGAGSALQFFGKIYGDRVEYLHQVVEHQMEALRTVELQKQKQTEQTGGSSGPDNNVPTPEEPRKRRAKKLTQKEVDPYMLTVEPRKFKTMSPEKRFNLTSFVKCTRNQTIEYLYQDHTPPNLWRHAPIVDPHNPNDQDEKKQYKMFTYYVEHRYNTLLPDIPFERLNLIKEYVHTNQVNTAEILNEHLTTKDYLDEYIALENQMLAARYGATVRTRRTDETAKRTREETAESELPKKVRLDENEPMDTEEAAPAESMDVDQVTIAEIDQSLASGEALQNQISVDSGLGDSINTSQQDSTINATLDVSQLENSTLGASQVENFALSESQVQDSSLSISQVENSLSVSQVENPPLSSTLAINESSVLDSTRLDLPPAKDDSIQEISQFDSGIGMDDVFDSQLHTGQSFDDEGVVLSDQEDQRQLSRKLDLPGNDAEVINLPVENTDRVTKIDAEVEMDVPREVCYPITLNILRLPQKNLRRKCIFKLPKVFDLFKQSRLPSKRETAPKPSPSTKALPVRIEKEVPQTEEQIPGSPVSLEFDEDFNFLGFRQRRPTLDSGFDFDELRAESGAVSTIGEVNVEIEDPVENQANKVSNESADNVAEATVNARVESGLGESIASDLNTTTEATVVNYSADAERLDETENSGAESGLGVTANAGMESGLEATISSELDTTTEPIATDSVVLDVTQLDHSTMEVTTMLDNATIIDEAPSRDLPANTKASDDRVQDAHVDNFAVFMRSDSPLDFGHPDSLYSSLKTRDWQVAHERQNFNINDLSTEILNVCTAGNGTATLADVMKNKDPSIMCCYMLASLMLANNGNVTLSFGVSDNSKPNETSQFCMQLKSTEGMEIHPEDDVGNMNASKSPTAPVKTKRKSTETASPEAQRAMHFSQQYSKIKRLR, from the exons ATGGATCAGGAATCGCCGGAAGAAGCGG CCTACCACAGTGAAGCGCGTCGAGAGATATTGGACATCGCCCGGAACCGAACTGGAACTCAAGCGGCAAAGTGCATCCTTGCGTATGATGAGCAGGAGGACCTCGATTCGCTAATCGTCCTGCTCGAAGAGCTGTCCAAGAACACCGACTACTCCACGGACCTGCGGATATCACTGGGATAT TATATAAAGGAGTTACAGCGCCACTGTTTACAAAACAGGAATGTCTCTGGACGATTGGCCATCATGGGCGCGGGAAGTGCCCTTCAATTTTTTGGAAAGATCTATGGAGACCGCGTGGAGTACTTGCACCAGGTGGTGGAGCACCAGATGGAAGCCCTGCGCACAGTGGAACTTCAGAAGCAGAAACAGACGGAACAGACAGGCGGAAGTAGTGG GCCGGACAACAACGTTCCAACGCCGGAAGAGCCGCGTAAACGTCGCGCCAAAAAGCTAACTCAGAAGGAAGTAGATCCCTATATGCTCACTGTAGAACCGCGAAAATTCAAGACTATGTCACCCGAGAAACGATTCAACTTGACGAGCTTTGTGAAATGCACGAGGAATCAAACGATAGAGTATCTTTACCAGGATCATACGCCGCCCAACTTGTGGAGGCACGCCCCCATTGTGGATCCCCACAATCCTAACGATCAGGATGAGAAAAAGCAGTACAAAATGTTTACGTATTATGTTGAACATCGATATAACACCCTTCTGCCAGATATTCCATTCGAGCGGTTGAATCTGATCAAGGAATATGTGCACACGAACCAAGTGAACACCGCCGAGATACTCAACGAGCACTTGACGACCAAGGACTACCTGGACGAGTACATTGCGCTGGAGAATCAAATGTTGGCCGCACGCTATGGAGCCACAGTCAGGACGAGAAGAACAGATGAAACTGCGAAAAGAACGAGAGAGGAAACCGCGGAATCTGAGCTTCCAAAAAAGGTGCGACTGGACGAAAATGAGCCCATGGATACGGAGGAAGCTGCGCCCGCCGAATCAATGGACGTGGATCAAGTGACGATAGCAGAAATCGATCAATCATTGGCGTCAGGCGAGGCCTTACAAAATCAAATATCAGTGGATTCAGGCCTGGGCGATTCAATCAACACTAGTCAGCAGGACAGCACAATCAATGCCACGCTGGACGTCAGCCAGTTGGAGAATTCCACATTAGGCGCGAGCCAAGTGGAAAATTTCGCCTTAAGCGAAAGTCAAGTGCAGGATTCGTCCTTAAGTATTAGCCAGGTTGAGAACTCTTTAAGCGTTAGCCAAGTAGAGAATCCACCACTGAGCAGTACATTGGCCATTAACGAGTCCAGTGTCCTGGACAGCACGAGACTGGACTTGCCACCTGCCAAAGATGACTCCATCCAGGAGATTTCGCAATTCGATTCCGGGATCGGTATGGACGACGTTTTTGATTCCCAGCTGCATACAG GCCAGTCATTTGACGATGAGGGTGTTGTTCTTTCAGATCAAGAAGATCAGCGCCAGCTGTCCAGAAAATTGGATCTACCCGGTAACGACGCGGAAGTGATAAACCTACCAGTAGAAAACACAGATCGAGTCACTAAGATTGATGCGGAGGTTGAGATGGATGTTCCAAGGGAGGTCTGCTATCCTATAACGTTGAATATTTTGAGACTTCCGCAAAAAAACCTCCGCcgtaaatgtatttttaaactcCCAAAAGTGTTTGACTTGTTTAAGCAATCG CGTCTGCCTTCAAAGCGAGAGACGGCACCAAAGCCTTCACCCTCTACTAAAGCTCTGCCTGTACGGATAGAAAAAGAAGTTCCCCAAACAGAAGAGCAAATACCCGGCTCCCCCGTCAGCTTAGAGTTTGACGAGGATTTCA ATTTCTTGGGCTTTCGTCAACGTCGACCCACACTGGATTCTGGTTTTGATTTTGACGAGTTGCGAGCCGAATCAGGGGCTGTTTCCACCATAGGAGAAGTTAACGTTGAAATTGAAGATCCTGTTGAAAACCAAGCCAATAAGGTATCAAATGAATCTGCAGACAATGTTGCGGAAGCGACTGTCAACGCCAGAGTGGAAAGTGGATTGGGAGAATCAATAGCATCCGATTTAAACACTACAACTGAAGCCACAGTAGTAAATTATAGTGCAGATGCCGAAAGACTTGATGAGACTGAAAACTCCGGAGCGGAAAGTGGATTGGGGGTTACAGCCAACGCAGGGATGGAGAGCGGATTGGAAGCCACAATAAGCTCTGAATTAGACACCACCACTGAGCCAATCGCAACGGACAGTGTTGTTTTAGACGTTACTCAACTTGACCATTCAACGATGGAAGTCACTACGATGCTAGACAACGCTACAATAATTGACGAAGCTCCATCAAGGGATTTGCCTGCTAATACAAAAGCTTCAGACGACAGGGTACAAGATGCACATGTAGATAACTTCGCTGTTTTTATGAGAAGCGACTCGCCACTGGACTTTGGTCACCCCGATAGTCTCTATTCCAGCCTTAAG ACTCGAGACTGGCAGGTAGCCCATGAGCGCCAGAACTTCAACATTAATGACCTGAGCACTGAAATATTAAACGTTTGCACGGCCGGCAATGGAACAGCCACCTTAGCGGATGTAATGAAAAACAAGGATCCCAGTATCATGTGTTGCTACATGCTGGCTTCGCTAATGCTG GCAAACAACGGTAACGTGACTTTGAGTTTTGGAGTTAGCGATAATAGTAAGCCCAACGAGACGTCTCAGTTTTGTATGCAGCTAAAAAGTACGGAGGGTATGGAAATCCACCCTGAGGATGACGTGGGCAACATGAATGCATCCAAGAGCCCAACGGCGCCGGTAAAGACCAAACGAAAGTCAACGGAAACGGCTTCTCCCGAG GCCCAGCGAGCAATGCACTTTTCCCAGCAGTACAGCAAGATCAAGAGGCTGCGCTAG